TACTAGAGTTAGTCAGAAAGCTCTGCCTGCAAAGTAATAAAAGCGAGATTATGAAAAAAGGTATGGAGCTTTTGTACATGAATGGCTTCTACTATGATTTACAAGCGTTAATTGACAAAAACAACAAGTCTGAACATAGATCAAACAAGCAATGGGCTGCAATCTATCAATTAATGATGGATCGCAAATTAAATAAAATATCACCCCAAGAAGTATTACACCACGCCGATATGCTCCAAAGTGAAGAACCGGAAGTAATATGTTTAATAGAATTTGCCAAAATATCAGCCCATCACGCACTGCATGATTTCGGAAAAATAGGTAACTTCCTGGATAAACAACAGTCTCTATATGATGCTGTTTGCGATCCATTCCTATTATCTTATTTCGATATCCGGTTATATCAATTTATGTTTATTTATTACTGGGTTCGCAATGAGCTGATTATGGCTAGAAAGTATGCATTCCGGGTATTAAATTTAACACAAAACCCTAAAACTAAAATTTCAATTAACGTCAATTTGGCACTCACCTACGCATTTGATACTTATCAGCAGGGCATGCATCATTTGAACGAAGCAAAAAAGATTGCCAAAGAACATGGATTAATGGAAGACCTGAACATTATTCAAAACCAGGACATTCCATTTTTATCAGCACATCATAAAAGGGTGAAAGGAATTTCTACCTATGATAAAAGCGAACAAGCCCATATTGAAATTGCTAAAGGAAACCACAGGAAAGCGGCAAACATCCTGAGACAATTACCACTGGATACACCGTTTCAACTGTATTATTTAGGATTAGCCACAAATGATAAGGATTTATTGTATCAATCCTACAACTGGTTTATCGAAAAACGCAGCGATCACTTTTTTGCAAGGCTGCCGGTGCAGGCATTACAGGAAATGCGGGCATACGCAAAATAATAATATGAAACTGGGAAGAGCTCTTTTTAAAAAGAAGGGCTCTTTTTTTGATTTATCTGTTATCTTTTTGAAAAATACTTCTTGTCCCTTATGGAAAAGGGATAAAATTAATCATAAACAGGTCTTTTTAATAATAAAATGTTACAAACCAAGCATTCAGTAATGTCTGAGGTGAGAGCTTGTGTGGCCTGTAGGTTAACCGCAGCAGTAATCCGTCTATACATATATTTTACATGTGCTATCCATAAAAGTGTGCTGTTTTTTTAACGTACACGATTCATTGCTTTTTCAAAAAAGAATACAGGCACAGCTAACTGATTCACCTTGTCTCATTTCACACCTCGGAATTATCAACTTAGGGAGGCGAATGGTGTGCACGATTACATCAAAGAAAGGACAATCAGGATAGGCAATCATATCGTGGAGACGAGGAAGACCGTCCGAATGATAGCAAAGGAATTTGGTGTGTCCAAGAGCACTGTCCACAAAGACCTAACAGAACGCTTACCAGAAATTAATCCAAAACTCGCAAATCAAGTCAAAGATATTCTTGAATACCACAAAGCAATCCGACATCTCCGCGGAGGCGAAGCAACCCGGAAAAAGTATAAAATCAAACCCGGGAGCGCCTCACCAATCAAACTAGACCCCACAAAAGCTACAACCGTCAAAACAGTAGGATAAGCATAACGTGGACAACGACGGGAAAACCCAGGCTAATTTAGGCTTGGGTTTTTCGGTGTGACTGACACGATGATGGATTTATTATTAAGTTGGGACGGAGGATATCGGCTGAATTTCGGATATAATGGCCGTTCTGGGGGTATAACCGCCAAACACCGGATATAACGGCCGTTATCGGAATATAACAGCCAAATTTCAGATATATCATCCGATCACGGGATATAATAGCCAAACCTCAGATATATCGTCCGTTCTCGAGATATAACTGCCAAATTTCAGATATATCATCCGATCTCGAGGTATAACGGCCAAATTTCAGATATATCATCCGATCACGGAATATAACAGCCAAACTTCGGATATATCGTCCGTTCTCGAGATATAACGGCCAAATTTCAGATATATCGTCCATTCTCGGGATATAACAGCCAAACTTCAGATATATCGTCCGATCTCGGGATATAACAGCCAAACTTCAGATATATCGTCCGATCTCGAGATATAACGGCCAAACTTCAGATATATCGTCCGATCTCGGGATATAACAGCCAAACTTCAGATATATCGTCCGTTCTTGAGATATAACGGCCAAACCTGCGATACACCAATTCCCAACCTACATATTCAACTCTAGCTTAAAAATTGGCTACGTTTACCATATAGAATTACTTTGGATTCCTAGGGGAAAGAGTGAATCCTGCGGGTAATCTTCAAGTGAGGGGGAGTGATATTTCCTTCCCTTTTTTTCTCCTGAATGGCTTAGTCCCATGGAATTTAGTATTCGGTATGCGACTTTTACAGATGGGGTCTGCAAAAGATTGCGGCATTCCTTGTTAGTAATGGTATTTTTGTTGAGCAAGAAGTAATCGAAAATAAGTCGTTCATGGGCATTCTTACTTGAAGTAGAACACTTGACACAGGTCCATGTGTGGTGGGCACGTTCCATTGGGGAATGCTGACAACCGGGACAGGGGATTCCTTTGATGAGGTGCTGTTCATTTAAATTGTGTTTCTTTAGCAAATGCGGTAAATGAGGAATATGGTTTTTCAAAAAATAATTACATATCTTTTTCAACCTGGTCTTAGTCAATATTTCCTTTTGGTGTTGATTGACCGCTTTGTCCAAAAAAATTGGAATGCTTTCCGCGTGAATCATTTTATTAAAAACCTCTTGATTCTGCTGCTTGCATTTGAGAACTGTTCGAGGATCACTGATCACAACTAGGTATTCAATAGGGATAGCAAATATTTTCATGCTTTGCAGGAAAGATTCCAGGTTTCTTTGTTGTGCTTCAGCCTGGAAAATTGGATTTTTTATACCTTTTACTTCCGTTCCCACCCTTTGAATAAGTTGATTAAAATCAGAATCATATTCTAATATACCTTTAATATTTTTTATTTCCAATATCTGAAAAAAGGACGGGGTGAGGATTAACGTATCAATTTGAAAATAGTGAGGACCATTTCTTAAACGAAGTCCCTGAATGACAAGGCAGTTATTTAGTGGGTATAATGAAAGCTTATAATCAACATCCCTTTCCCCGCGATAACCAGCAGACTCTTTTAAATATCCAATGTTGATAAACTCATTATTTCTATAACCTGGCTTTAATTGCCTGAATAATGCCTCATAGGCTAAAATAGAATATGGTTTTTTTCGGTATTCTAAATGCAATAAGTTCACTCCTCTGATTGTTAGTAAATATATAATTCAACATTCATTGCAAATATCCTTTTTTATTTTTATAAATTTTACGGCTATCTGGAAATGCTGCAGAATAATTGTCATTTAAAAGGATAACAGCCAAACTCCAGATATGTCATCCAATCCCGGAAAATAAGATCACCCATACCACCACAAACCTGTAAATTGAATCCGTGCAATACAATATACAAAAACCCCGCACATTTGGTCGAAAAATACTGCACAATTTAAGTTTTTATGCATTAATTTTGCCTATTTTGTGGTAAAATATAATATTAGTAGCATTGTGTTCGTTGATAATGTGAGATAGTAATTGCGACAGGGAGGATCTTTATTAATGTTTTCTCGTGATATTGGAATTGACCTTGGAACTGCCAATGTTTTAATTCATGTTAAAGGTAAAGGTATTGTTTTAAATGAACCATCAGTTGTGGCGATGGATAAAAATACAGGTAAAGTTTTGGAAGTGGGAGAATCAGCACGTCGCATGGTTGGGCGTACCCCAGGAAATATTGAAGCTATTCGCCCGTTAAAGGATGGGGTTATTGCTGATTTTGATGTAACGGAAGCGATGCTGAAGCATTTTATCAATAAAATCAATGTTCGTGGATTTTTGTCAAAACCGAGAATGCTGATTTGCTGCCCGACTAACATTACGAAGGTTGAGCAAAAGGCCATCCGGGAAGCCGCTGAAAAATCAGGCGGTAAAAAGATTTACTTAGAGGAAGAACCCAAAGTCGCAGCAATTGGCGCTGGGATGGAGATTTTCCAGCCTAGTGGGAATATGATTGTTGATATTGGTGGTGGAACTACTGATATTGCTGTACTATCGATGGGCGATATTGTTACAGCTGAGTCCATTAAAATGGCCGGTGATAAATTTGACATTGAAATTCTTCACTACATAAAAAAGAAATACAAGTTGTTGATCGGTGAACGCACAGCTGAGGAAATCAAAATAAACGTTGCGACAGTGTTTGCCAATTCACGTAAAGAGGAAATGGATATTCGTGGACGGGATATGGTTAGTGGTTTGCCACGTACCATCACTGTACACTCCGAAGAAATTTCCGGCGCCCTGCAAGAGTCAGTGGCTTTGATTACCCAAGGCGCAAAAACAGTACTGGAGCACACACCGCCTGAATTATCTGCGGATATCATTGACCGCGGCGTTATTTTAACTGGTGGCGGTGCATTAATTCACGGCATTGATCAATTGTTGGCAGAAGAATTGAAAGTACCTGTTTTCTTATCGGACGAGCCGATGAATTGCGTTGCCAGGGGAACAGGGATTATGCTTGAAAACATTGATAAGATTGAACGGAAAAAAGTACTGTAAATAGAAACAAGGTACGAAATTGTAAGATAGTAAGGAGTAACAAACCATGTCAAACAGCCAACCTGAATTGAAAAGCGAAGAGAAACAAACGCGATCGAACAGGCCAAAACTAAAAGATAAGCTAAAAGAAATGATTCCCCAGGGGAAAGCAAAGTCGGACGAAACAGAAGCTGCTGCTGAAAAAGTAACCAGGAAACAGCAGAAGGCTAAACAAAAGGCTGAGAAGAGAAAAAAGAAAAAGCCGAGACGTCGTGTTTTTCCAATCTGGTTGCGGATCATTGTAGTTCTTCTTTTATGCGCAATTGCACTGGTGGTTGGTGCAGTTGTCGGCTATGGTGTAGTTGGAAGCGGCAAACCAAGTGATGCACTTGACATGGATACCTGGCGCCATATTATTGATATCGTTACGAAGACTAAAAAATAAGAAAAGCATGGCTCAAATTAGCGAGCCATGCTTTCGTTATACTTACGGAACTTTTTTGCCGGTAATTAAACGGATGATTAAAACGATTACTGCGATAATAAGGATGATGTGGATTAATCCGCCTGCAATGTGAAACACGAATCCAAGTGCCCATAGAATTAATAGGATAATTAGTATGGTCCAAAGCATTCCGGGTCCTCCTTTTTAAATGGTTGTTTAATGGTTAAAATACCGCAAATCTGTTAAAATTAAACATAATCTTGCTTTATATGGCAGTATTTACTATGCCCGAATTTTACATAACAAAACATGAAGGAGAGACCCACATGGATATACAAGGAATTAGAGAAACTATCCCCCATCGTTACCCTTTTCTTTTGGTTGATAAAGTTACTGAAATGGAAGAGGGGAAAAGCGTAACAGGATTAAAGAATGTAAGTATAAACGAACCATTTTTCCAAGGTCATTTCCCGGACTATCCAGTCATGCCGGGCGTTCTAATTCTTGAGGCGCTGGCTCAGGTTGGTGCTATTGCAGTACTTGGAATGGAAGAAAATAAGGGCAAAATTGGATTCCTGGCTGGAGTTGACAAATGCCGGTTTAAACGTCAAGTTAAGCCAGGGGATCAACTGAAGCTTGAAGTCGAAATTACTAGGGTAAAAGGACCGATTGGAAAAGGGAAAGGTACTGCAACGGTTGATGGCGAAGTTGCTTGCGAAGCGGAAATAATGTTTGCCATAAAATAATACAGTTCAAGGGGCGACTTGGCTAAGGTCGCTCTTTTCTTTTGCTGATAAAAGTATTACCTGGCGATTTCTGGTTAAGCTAAGGGCGAAAGTGACATTTGAAGGAGGAAATTTAAAATGAGAAGAAACCTTTTAATAAAGCTTGGTGCCCCAGTTTTGGCTTTATCCCTTGTAACAGCATGTGGAACCAGTAATGATGATGATCCGGTCCAAGATGAGGCTCCACTGAACGAAGAGGACGATAATGGTAACCAAAATAATATGGAAGATAACAACAACGACGTCGAACAGGATCTTGAAGATGATATTCAGGACGGCGCCGATGTTCCCGACAATGGCGACAATAACATTAATGGAAATGACAATGGCAACATAAATAATGATGGGAACAACAATAATGGCACCGACAAGAATGACGGAATGATGGATGATGGTACAAACGATGAAGACTTGGACAAAAATAAAGATGATAACAAATAACCGCTAATCCTTCTTTGCGCTTTTAGCAAAAAAATGACAGGACTCTTGGACGTCCTGTCATTTTTTCTATTTAATGCTTTTTTTCTTCGAAGCGGCTGCACCGCTGCTTGCAGGCTTCTTGGAGCCAGTTTTGGTTCCCGTTTTTTTACCTGGACTTCCTTCTGGTTGTTCTTTAGTAGCTGCTGCCTCTTTTGAACCCGCGGTTTTCTGCTTTTCGTCCTTTTTCGTTTCCTTTGTTTTAGGTTCTTCTGTTGAACTTTCTTCCTTTGTAATTTCCGTTTCCTCTGGCTGTAATTCAGACTTCGCATTTTCTTGATCAACGGAAGGTTGCTCATTACTGTTACCCTTTAGCTTGTTTGTAAGTGATTTTGATTTCTCGGAAGAAATTGATTTAAAATCAGTAAGCTTTGCTTTTGCATTTTCACTAAATACAACAGTCTTATCCTTTGCATTTATCGCTTGTTCGGTAACATTTGCCCGCAGTTCTTTTCCGGACTTCGGTGTCAGCAGTAAGGTCGTTACAGATCCAAGTACACCGCCCAATACACTTGCCGTAATGACATTCTTATTATCCTTAATGACGCTTTTCGCCTTATTTTTCACTGTTTGTTGTGCCATGATTATTCCTCCTTAGAATTTAAAAGAATATATTTGAACCGGTGCTTTCGGACATTATTTGAATCAATTACACCGGGGATTTTCAATTTAAGAAACCCCTTGTCTGACACGGTGCCAGACAAATAGAGCAAGGGCATAGCTTGATGCTTTATAGCCATCTTTTTCCCTTATAAAAGATCGTCTAAACAGCTAATTTTAGTTTTAAAAATGTATAGGTTTTTTTGTTTAAACGATAAATGGGGCGGGTAACCGTATTTAACATAGGAGGGATTCAAATTGGAACCTAAATATAAAATTTTCCATAATGATGACCATTTAAGTGAAGCGATTGATAAGTTGAGAAATGACGGAGTTCCGGATGATGATATTTATATACTGGCTCATGATAATGATCATGACAGGCGCAACAGGAAGGAAACAGATGCGAATAAAATTGGGGCGAAGGTTACCGGAGTCGGTACTGCTATGAAAAATGTGTTCAGAGGCAAAGGTGACACCCTAAGATCAAAAATGGATGAGATTGGGTTTGATAAATCAAAGGCAGAACAATTGAAGATAGAACTTGATAAAGGAAAATCTTTACTGGTTGTTACGAATCAGGATAAGGTTGAGTTTTAAAGATTGTAATAACACAGGAATATGAAGGCTTATAGGAAAACATTCTGTTTTCCTATAAGCCTTTTTTCAATCTAAAATAAAACAGTTTTAATCAAATTGTTATATTTGTCATATTGGCGCTTAGGAAAATTCAGTATGTGCAACGCAGTAGAGTTAGTTGATACGAGTCTATATCCTAAACAGTAATAAAGATTGTAATATATGGGAAATTCCGGCTGACTTAATTAAATCAATGTTTTAAATAACTGGTTAAGTGAAATGTTCTTATCAATACCATAAAAGTAGATGGTTACTTAGTTAGGAGGGGCAGGATGAGTGTTCAAAA
This Virgibacillus phasianinus DNA region includes the following protein-coding sequences:
- the fabZ gene encoding 3-hydroxyacyl-ACP dehydratase FabZ, which translates into the protein MDIQGIRETIPHRYPFLLVDKVTEMEEGKSVTGLKNVSINEPFFQGHFPDYPVMPGVLILEALAQVGAIAVLGMEENKGKIGFLAGVDKCRFKRQVKPGDQLKLEVEITRVKGPIGKGKGTATVDGEVACEAEIMFAIK
- a CDS encoding YtxH domain-containing protein; amino-acid sequence: MAQQTVKNKAKSVIKDNKNVITASVLGGVLGSVTTLLLTPKSGKELRANVTEQAINAKDKTVVFSENAKAKLTDFKSISSEKSKSLTNKLKGNSNEQPSVDQENAKSELQPEETEITKEESSTEEPKTKETKKDEKQKTAGSKEAAATKEQPEGSPGKKTGTKTGSKKPASSGAAASKKKSIK
- a CDS encoding lmo0937 family membrane protein gives rise to the protein MLWTILIILLILWALGFVFHIAGGLIHIILIIAVIVLIIRLITGKKVP
- the spoIIID gene encoding sporulation transcriptional regulator SpoIIID; translated protein: MHDYIKERTIRIGNHIVETRKTVRMIAKEFGVSKSTVHKDLTERLPEINPKLANQVKDILEYHKAIRHLRGGEATRKKYKIKPGSASPIKLDPTKATTVKTVG
- a CDS encoding DNA-directed RNA polymerase subunit beta — translated: MSNSQPELKSEEKQTRSNRPKLKDKLKEMIPQGKAKSDETEAAAEKVTRKQQKAKQKAEKRKKKKPRRRVFPIWLRIIVVLLLCAIALVVGAVVGYGVVGSGKPSDALDMDTWRHIIDIVTKTKK
- a CDS encoding AimR family lysis-lysogeny pheromone receptor, which translates into the protein MTKDTVTNSILSITHDGKLSLEHVISMLSTQHDEQTVLELVRKLCLQSNKSEIMKKGMELLYMNGFYYDLQALIDKNNKSEHRSNKQWAAIYQLMMDRKLNKISPQEVLHHADMLQSEEPEVICLIEFAKISAHHALHDFGKIGNFLDKQQSLYDAVCDPFLLSYFDIRLYQFMFIYYWVRNELIMARKYAFRVLNLTQNPKTKISINVNLALTYAFDTYQQGMHHLNEAKKIAKEHGLMEDLNIIQNQDIPFLSAHHKRVKGISTYDKSEQAHIEIAKGNHRKAANILRQLPLDTPFQLYYLGLATNDKDLLYQSYNWFIEKRSDHFFARLPVQALQEMRAYAK
- a CDS encoding general stress protein, with protein sequence MEPKYKIFHNDDHLSEAIDKLRNDGVPDDDIYILAHDNDHDRRNRKETDANKIGAKVTGVGTAMKNVFRGKGDTLRSKMDEIGFDKSKAEQLKIELDKGKSLLVVTNQDKVEF
- a CDS encoding rod shape-determining protein; protein product: MFSRDIGIDLGTANVLIHVKGKGIVLNEPSVVAMDKNTGKVLEVGESARRMVGRTPGNIEAIRPLKDGVIADFDVTEAMLKHFINKINVRGFLSKPRMLICCPTNITKVEQKAIREAAEKSGGKKIYLEEEPKVAAIGAGMEIFQPSGNMIVDIGGGTTDIAVLSMGDIVTAESIKMAGDKFDIEILHYIKKKYKLLIGERTAEEIKINVATVFANSRKEEMDIRGRDMVSGLPRTITVHSEEISGALQESVALITQGAKTVLEHTPPELSADIIDRGVILTGGGALIHGIDQLLAEELKVPVFLSDEPMNCVARGTGIMLENIDKIERKKVL
- a CDS encoding nuclease-related domain-containing protein, translating into MHLEYRKKPYSILAYEALFRQLKPGYRNNEFINIGYLKESAGYRGERDVDYKLSLYPLNNCLVIQGLRLRNGPHYFQIDTLILTPSFFQILEIKNIKGILEYDSDFNQLIQRVGTEVKGIKNPIFQAEAQQRNLESFLQSMKIFAIPIEYLVVISDPRTVLKCKQQNQEVFNKMIHAESIPIFLDKAVNQHQKEILTKTRLKKICNYFLKNHIPHLPHLLKKHNLNEQHLIKGIPCPGCQHSPMERAHHTWTCVKCSTSSKNAHERLIFDYFLLNKNTITNKECRNLLQTPSVKVAYRILNSMGLSHSGEKKGRKYHSPSLEDYPQDSLFPLGIQSNSIW